The proteins below are encoded in one region of Bacteroidota bacterium:
- a CDS encoding ATP-binding protein, whose translation MSTINQKIIYSPTSILQESLNNPDLNRPILEFIDNSLDSAEDYFDHASNSYSKPIEIRISKTKLKSRSGNITIQDNCSGFKKDFNKPFVIFKSDKRNDPKTNGMYGSGMFSFFSICNNLKVKTKTEKSNYYYSFDINKKIFKDSQKGGP comes from the coding sequence ATGAGTACTATAAACCAAAAAATAATATACTCTCCTACTTCAATATTACAGGAATCTTTAAATAATCCTGATCTAAATCGACCGATATTAGAATTTATCGATAATTCTCTCGATTCAGCGGAAGATTATTTCGATCATGCCTCAAATTCTTATTCAAAGCCGATCGAAATACGAATTAGTAAAACGAAGTTAAAGTCCAGAAGTGGAAATATTACAATTCAGGATAATTGCTCCGGGTTTAAAAAAGATTTTAATAAACCTTTTGTAATTTTCAAATCGGACAAGCGCAACGATCCCAAGACAAATGGGATGTATGGCAGCGGAATGTTCTCCTTTTTTTCTATTTGTAATAATCTGAAAGTTAAAACGAAAACTGAAAAGTCAAATTACTACTACAGTTTTGATATAAATAAGAAGATTTTTAAGGACTCTCAAAAAGGCGGTCCCTGA
- a CDS encoding ATP-dependent Clp protease proteolytic subunit produces MEKIIMNTIDEALSIKTKKAKEEIENDKSSDKELLLEIQSAKGDTEIALKIAQDLHCSNIAIRTHADGEMDTAGTILAAIGEPGHRKAKPGAKFRCTDGEPYDKDAKLDDLDSKDQAVYDALSELTGKPKKILEKILSAEEISSTSAIRCGIIDETDGFKSKYKNKIEPKKGSSNTNTENLNDTKDENQNVETSNSDQSQQPTKRGRRIKN; encoded by the coding sequence ATGGAAAAAATAATTATGAACACAATTGATGAGGCTTTGTCAATAAAAACAAAGAAAGCCAAAGAAGAAATCGAAAACGATAAATCTTCAGATAAAGAGCTATTGCTAGAAATACAATCAGCTAAAGGTGATACTGAAATCGCTTTGAAAATAGCTCAAGATTTACATTGCTCCAACATTGCAATAAGAACTCATGCAGATGGGGAAATGGATACAGCAGGTACAATACTTGCTGCCATTGGAGAGCCGGGTCACAGAAAAGCAAAGCCAGGTGCAAAATTCAGATGCACTGATGGGGAGCCTTATGATAAGGATGCAAAACTAGATGACTTGGATTCAAAAGATCAAGCCGTTTATGATGCATTATCCGAATTAACAGGGAAACCCAAAAAAATCCTAGAGAAAATTTTGAGCGCAGAAGAAATCTCTTCAACCTCTGCTATCAGGTGCGGTATTATTGATGAAACAGACGGATTCAAATCTAAATACAAAAATAAAATTGAGCCTAAGAAAGGAAGCTCAAACACAAATACTGAAAATTTGAATGACACCAAAGATGAAAATCAGAATGTGGAAACTTCAAATTCAGATCAATCTCAACAACCTACTAAGCGTGGAAGAAGAATAAAAAACTAA
- a CDS encoding M48 family metallopeptidase, with protein sequence MQNIDTEMASNNDLNFSLQFGSKKIEYTVEFKNRKTLGIIVTPEQCVKVYAPPKSSLEKIHKIVQKKISWIIKSLDYYESLLPKFPSRKFISGESYYYLGRHCRLKVNKSNLEDVRLNGNIINVFTKYKTNSKVVNVLIKNWYETSSKKKFNERLEINFQMFSKLVLSKPRLSVKLMHTRWGSCNTKDKLILNQLLIKMPTRCIDYVIIHELCHLLYRNHDRRFYNLLNSMLPEWRDRKKELEKSIYKL encoded by the coding sequence TTGCAAAACATAGATACTGAGATGGCTTCCAATAATGATCTAAATTTTTCGTTGCAATTTGGAAGCAAGAAAATTGAGTACACGGTTGAATTTAAAAACCGCAAAACTCTTGGAATAATTGTCACCCCAGAGCAATGCGTGAAAGTTTATGCGCCCCCGAAATCTTCACTTGAAAAAATCCATAAGATTGTTCAGAAAAAAATATCATGGATAATTAAAAGTTTAGACTATTACGAATCACTGTTACCTAAATTTCCATCTCGGAAATTTATAAGTGGAGAATCTTATTATTATCTGGGAAGACATTGTAGACTCAAAGTAAACAAGTCTAATTTAGAAGATGTCCGCTTGAATGGAAACATTATCAATGTATTTACTAAATACAAAACAAACTCAAAGGTTGTAAATGTTCTAATTAAGAATTGGTATGAAACATCTTCTAAGAAAAAATTCAACGAACGGCTGGAAATTAATTTTCAAATGTTTAGTAAATTAGTTTTGTCTAAGCCCAGACTTTCTGTTAAGTTAATGCATACCAGATGGGGTAGCTGTAATACAAAGGATAAATTAATTCTCAATCAATTACTTATTAAAATGCCTACTCGGTGTATAGACTATGTGATAATTCATGAACTATGTCACTTACTTTACCGTAATCATGATCGCCGATTTTATAATCTATTAAATTCAATGTTGCCTGAATGGAGAGATAGAAAAAAAGAATTGGAGAAAAGTATTTATAAATTGTAG
- a CDS encoding type I restriction endonuclease subunit R yields the protein MTEVLSFKEEPVSQIPALKFLINLGYEYISPAQARKLRFNKCSNVILDEILTEQLRKINRISHKGNEYLFSESNIIGAVDALKNFPLKDGLIRTNENIYDLLTLGKSFEQIIEGDRKSFDIKYIDWENIENNVFHVTDEFDVQREGGEKTYRPDIVLFINGIPLVVMECKRPDIKDSLNEAISQNLRNQHEDGIQKLYAYSQILFAFSTNEGKYATTGTSKEFWAKWKEHFRNEDEKDNYENLVSEIKNRKLSEENKNKLYSSSYKYSKDYFDSFESEEVMINEQDRLLYSLCRPDRLLDIIFKFIIFDSGEKKIARYQQFFTVENLIQRIRFKENGKRRGGIVWHTQGSGKSITMVMLAKAIALEKTILEPRIILVTDRVDLDDQIYKTFKNCGKKLIKAKSGRHLMNLINDDTKDIITTIIDKFEAAGNIREFSNPSSEIFVLIDEAHRSQYGFSNTQMMKVLPNGCFIGFTGTPIKRNERDTIGKFGGLIQPTYTIDKAVEDKAVVPLLYEGRHIVQEVDQKPIDTYFDLVCKSLTDELKADLKKKFASADHINEADQKIYRIAWDISIHFRNEWQGTAFKGQLATSSKNAAMKYKKYLDEIGIVSSEVLISPPDDREGYEDIDNEPDDKVKSFWKNMMSRFGDEKKYNEQIINAFKKDEKPEIIIVVDKLLTGFDAPRNVVLYIAKNLKDHKLLQAIARVNRLYEGKDFGYIIDYYGILGNLDLALSEYKALAGFEEDDLENTLISINVEIEKLPELHSQVWDIFKTIKNKKDLEEYEQYLADDFIREKFYGRLTKFAKTLKIALSNLSFIEKTSTENINLYRNDAKMFLSLRASVQKRYSDKIDYKQYEAQIQRLIDTHITSNEVIQITESVNIFETDRFQEEVEKVTGTAYKADMIASRTQKAISEKMEEDPAFYKKFSQLLQEVIEEFRQKRITDAEYLSRVKDLMNSVLNRVGDELPEILDGRDIAKAFYGICVEVFEKFESDGIEVSQLSAECAIQIDKIIKNNVVVDWHDNNIVKNKMRQDIDDYLYAVNDKYQIGLSINEQDEIIEKSIEIAKHRY from the coding sequence ATGACCGAAGTATTATCATTTAAGGAAGAGCCCGTATCGCAGATACCTGCATTAAAGTTTCTTATTAATCTAGGTTATGAGTATATCAGTCCTGCGCAGGCGCGTAAGCTGCGTTTTAATAAATGTTCAAATGTGATATTAGATGAAATCCTTACCGAGCAGTTAAGGAAAATTAATAGAATTAGTCACAAAGGTAATGAATACCTTTTCAGCGAGAGTAATATTATAGGGGCTGTAGATGCTTTAAAAAACTTTCCATTAAAAGATGGGCTAATAAGAACTAACGAAAATATTTATGACCTTCTTACTTTGGGAAAAAGCTTTGAACAAATTATTGAAGGGGACAGAAAAAGTTTTGACATAAAGTATATTGACTGGGAAAATATTGAGAATAATGTTTTTCATGTAACGGATGAATTTGACGTTCAAAGAGAAGGCGGCGAGAAAACATATCGCCCGGATATAGTATTATTTATTAATGGTATTCCTTTAGTAGTAATGGAATGTAAAAGACCTGATATAAAAGATTCTTTAAATGAAGCAATATCACAGAACTTAAGGAATCAGCATGAAGACGGCATTCAAAAACTTTATGCGTATTCACAGATACTTTTTGCCTTCTCTACAAATGAAGGAAAGTATGCAACTACCGGCACATCAAAGGAATTCTGGGCAAAGTGGAAAGAGCATTTTAGAAATGAGGATGAGAAAGATAATTATGAAAATTTAGTTTCAGAGATTAAAAATAGAAAGCTTTCAGAAGAGAATAAAAATAAATTGTACTCATCTTCCTATAAATATTCTAAGGATTATTTTGATTCGTTTGAATCGGAAGAAGTAATGATTAATGAGCAGGACAGATTATTATATAGTCTTTGCCGTCCCGACAGACTACTGGATATAATTTTTAAGTTTATCATATTCGATAGCGGAGAAAAGAAAATTGCAAGATATCAGCAATTCTTTACAGTTGAGAATTTAATTCAAAGAATAAGATTTAAAGAGAATGGTAAAAGAAGAGGTGGAATTGTATGGCATACGCAGGGAAGCGGAAAGTCTATTACAATGGTTATGCTTGCTAAAGCGATAGCTCTTGAGAAAACAATTTTAGAACCAAGAATTATTCTGGTTACAGATAGAGTTGACTTAGATGACCAGATATATAAAACGTTCAAGAATTGCGGAAAAAAACTTATAAAAGCAAAATCCGGCAGACATTTAATGAATCTTATCAATGATGATACGAAGGATATTATTACGACTATAATTGATAAATTTGAAGCCGCCGGAAACATAAGAGAATTTTCAAATCCTTCATCTGAAATATTTGTACTTATAGATGAAGCTCATAGAAGTCAGTATGGATTTAGTAATACACAAATGATGAAAGTTCTTCCAAACGGATGTTTTATAGGATTCACGGGAACTCCAATAAAAAGGAATGAGAGAGATACCATTGGAAAGTTTGGAGGACTGATACAGCCAACATACACTATAGATAAAGCAGTAGAAGATAAAGCTGTTGTGCCATTGCTTTATGAAGGGAGACACATTGTTCAGGAGGTAGATCAAAAGCCAATTGATACATATTTTGATTTAGTTTGTAAATCTTTAACTGATGAACTAAAAGCAGATTTAAAAAAGAAATTTGCTTCTGCTGACCATATAAACGAAGCAGATCAAAAAATATATAGAATCGCGTGGGACATAAGTATTCATTTCAGAAATGAATGGCAAGGAACAGCATTTAAGGGGCAGCTAGCAACATCGTCAAAAAATGCTGCTATGAAATATAAAAAATATCTTGATGAAATTGGTATTGTCAGCAGTGAAGTTTTAATTTCGCCACCAGACGACAGAGAAGGATATGAAGATATTGATAATGAGCCTGATGATAAAGTTAAATCATTCTGGAAAAACATGATGAGTAGATTTGGCGATGAAAAAAAATATAACGAACAAATTATTAACGCTTTTAAGAAGGATGAGAAACCTGAAATTATCATAGTTGTAGATAAGCTTTTGACGGGATTTGATGCTCCAAGAAATGTTGTTTTATATATTGCTAAGAATTTAAAAGACCATAAGCTTCTCCAAGCTATTGCAAGAGTGAATAGATTGTACGAAGGAAAGGACTTCGGCTATATTATCGATTATTATGGAATCTTAGGAAATTTAGATTTAGCTCTTTCAGAGTATAAAGCACTTGCAGGATTTGAAGAGGATGATTTAGAAAATACTCTTATCAGTATAAATGTAGAGATTGAAAAATTACCGGAGCTGCATTCACAGGTCTGGGATATTTTTAAGACAATTAAGAATAAAAAAGATTTAGAAGAATACGAGCAGTATCTTGCCGATGATTTTATAAGAGAAAAATTTTATGGACGATTAACAAAATTTGCTAAAACTCTGAAGATAGCCCTTTCAAATCTTTCGTTCATTGAAAAGACATCAACTGAAAATATTAATTTGTATAGGAATGATGCCAAGATGTTTTTAAGCCTAAGAGCATCGGTTCAAAAAAGATATTCGGACAAAATTGATTACAAACAATATGAAGCTCAAATTCAAAGATTGATAGATACACATATAACATCTAATGAAGTAATTCAAATAACTGAGTCTGTGAATATTTTTGAAACTGATAGATTTCAAGAAGAAGTGGAAAAAGTTACAGGTACAGCATACAAGGCAGATATGATAGCTTCAAGGACACAAAAGGCAATAAGTGAAAAGATGGAAGAGGATCCTGCCTTTTATAAGAAATTTTCTCAATTACTTCAAGAAGTGATAGAGGAATTTAGACAAAAAAGAATAACTGATGCAGAATATTTATCCAGAGTCAAGGACTTGATGAATTCTGTGTTAAATAGAGTTGGTGATGAGTTGCCTGAAATACTTGATGGCAGGGATATTGCTAAGGCCTTCTATGGAATATGCGTTGAAGTGTTTGAAAAATTTGAATCAGACGGAATTGAAGTTAGTCAATTGTCTGCTGAATGTGCAATTCAAATTGACAAAATAATTAAGAATAATGTCGTTGTTGATTGGCATGACAATAATATTGTAAAGAATAAAATGCGCCAAGATATTGATGATTATTTATATGCGGTGAATGATAAGTATCAAATAGGTCTTTCAATAAATGAACAAGATGAGATAATAGAAAAATCTATCGAAATTGCAAAACATAGATACTGA
- a CDS encoding DUF2971 domain-containing protein has product MELKNNLLDVKEFPYVVRFLNLPKLLDLLISEKLYFSRLDSFKDKSEAISHQQLIKLLYPKIFFVSPKKEMDLEKRQRSYFATCWFGSKRESFAMWNLYSDSSSVAIKYKLRNFNKLWELNNIEFDCDSDWINRIFIDKMIYKDYLNEKEITKDTRHGIMGLYKDQSYSDEKEVRVLIKCKGRITQGKQKLTWEEQNVNAIKLALVNLKDVPFEILFHPEMKETHKRNIEDLVKKYNFQNVECKDSELSKLFISKK; this is encoded by the coding sequence ATGGAGTTAAAAAATAATCTTCTTGATGTTAAAGAATTTCCTTATGTGGTAAGGTTTCTTAATTTGCCAAAACTTCTGGACTTATTGATTTCTGAAAAACTTTACTTTTCCCGACTTGACTCATTTAAAGATAAATCAGAAGCTATATCACATCAACAGTTAATAAAATTACTGTACCCAAAAATATTTTTTGTTTCTCCCAAGAAAGAAATGGATTTGGAAAAAAGACAAAGAAGTTATTTTGCTACCTGTTGGTTCGGAAGCAAAAGGGAATCATTTGCAATGTGGAATTTGTATTCTGACAGCTCAAGTGTTGCAATAAAATATAAGTTAAGAAACTTCAATAAACTTTGGGAATTGAACAATATAGAATTTGATTGTGACTCAGATTGGATTAATAGAATATTTATAGATAAAATGATTTACAAAGACTATTTAAACGAAAAAGAAATTACTAAAGATACTAGACATGGTATAATGGGACTTTATAAGGATCAAAGCTATAGTGATGAAAAAGAAGTCAGAGTTCTTATAAAATGTAAGGGGAGGATAACCCAAGGAAAGCAAAAGCTTACGTGGGAAGAACAGAATGTGAATGCAATTAAACTGGCATTAGTAAACTTGAAAGATGTACCTTTTGAAATTTTATTCCATCCTGAAATGAAAGAAACGCATAAAAGAAATATTGAAGATTTGGTGAAGAAGTATAATTTTCAAAATGTTGAGTGTAAGGATTCTGAATTGTCAAAATTATTCATTTCTAAAAAATAA
- a CDS encoding DUF2188 domain-containing protein — MKKFHLTKKDDSWKLASEDSSRAIKKFDNKTDGVKKSAEYVKEHGGGSLLIHKENGRFQEERTYPKSIDPKKSKG, encoded by the coding sequence ATGAAAAAATTTCACTTAACTAAAAAAGATGATTCTTGGAAGCTGGCTTCAGAAGATTCATCAAGAGCAATCAAAAAATTCGATAACAAAACTGATGGAGTGAAGAAGAGTGCTGAATATGTAAAAGAGCATGGCGGAGGCTCTCTTTTAATCCATAAAGAGAATGGCAGATTTCAGGAAGAAAGAACTTATCCCAAAAGCATAGATCCTAAAAAATCAAAAGGATAA
- a CDS encoding restriction endonuclease subunit S: MNKVQTKITSVGKIPQDWEIKKIKEFAKTTAGGTPSTRVSSYWDNGTVRWMSSGDLNQKKIFEVEGRITEEGLKNSSARMIPPKSILIGLAGQGKTRGTVAINMVELSTNQSVAAILPNEKFVPEFLYYNLDMRYDELRKLSTGDGGRGGLNLQIINSIPIPFPNLLEQKSIVKYLQTWDNAIEQTENLIAAKEKLKKGLMQQLLTSGKRLKGFKGKWKKTKFSDVFERVTRKNTEKNQNVVTVSAQRGFVKQNDFFNKFVASEELKDYFLLERGEFVYNKSYSKGYDWGAVKLLKEFDKAVVTTLYICFKMKKEFMNSTDFFEHFFAANIINEGLTKIAHEGGRAHGLLNVTPKDFFSLKIFIPDVEEQKAISNILNSIDKEICFLKEYLNKLTEQKKGLMQVLLTGKVRVKI; the protein is encoded by the coding sequence ATGAATAAAGTTCAAACAAAGATAACAAGTGTTGGTAAAATTCCACAAGATTGGGAAATAAAGAAAATCAAAGAGTTCGCAAAAACTACTGCTGGTGGCACCCCTAGCACGAGAGTGAGTAGTTATTGGGATAATGGTACCGTAAGGTGGATGAGTTCAGGTGATTTAAACCAAAAGAAAATATTTGAAGTTGAAGGAAGAATTACCGAAGAGGGCCTAAAAAATTCAAGTGCCAGAATGATTCCTCCAAAATCTATTCTAATCGGTCTTGCAGGACAAGGAAAGACAAGAGGAACCGTAGCAATTAATATGGTTGAACTATCTACCAATCAATCAGTTGCAGCTATACTGCCTAATGAAAAATTTGTACCTGAGTTTCTTTATTATAATCTTGATATGAGGTATGATGAACTAAGGAAATTATCAACTGGTGATGGAGGTAGAGGTGGTTTAAATCTTCAAATTATTAATAGTATTCCAATTCCATTCCCAAACTTGCTAGAACAGAAATCTATTGTAAAATATTTGCAAACTTGGGATAACGCAATTGAACAAACCGAAAACCTCATCGCTGCAAAAGAAAAACTTAAAAAGGGTTTAATGCAGCAATTGTTAACAAGTGGAAAGAGATTAAAAGGTTTTAAAGGGAAGTGGAAAAAAACAAAATTTTCTGATGTATTCGAAAGAGTAACAAGAAAAAATACAGAGAAAAATCAAAATGTTGTTACAGTTTCAGCGCAGCGAGGGTTTGTTAAGCAAAATGATTTTTTCAATAAATTTGTAGCGAGCGAAGAATTGAAAGATTATTTTTTATTAGAACGAGGAGAGTTTGTTTATAATAAAAGTTATTCTAAAGGATATGACTGGGGTGCGGTTAAATTATTAAAAGAGTTTGATAAAGCTGTTGTAACTACTCTTTATATATGCTTTAAAATGAAGAAAGAGTTTATGAACAGTACAGACTTTTTTGAACATTTCTTTGCTGCTAATATTATTAATGAAGGGCTTACAAAGATTGCACATGAAGGAGGAAGAGCTCACGGATTATTAAATGTTACTCCGAAAGATTTTTTTAGTCTTAAAATATTTATTCCCGATGTTGAGGAACAAAAAGCTATATCTAACATTTTGAACTCTATCGATAAAGAAATTTGTTTTCTAAAAGAATATTTAAATAAACTGACCGAACAGAAAAAGGGTTTAATGCAAGTTCTTCTCACAGGAAAAGTGAGAGTAAAAATTTAA
- a CDS encoding type I restriction-modification system subunit M — translation MIDTKKIPTQDEVNSVAWNACDTFRGVVDPDQYKNYILVFLFIKYISDLWKDKVEEYSIKYKGDADRVDRALKRERFVVPNESTFDYLYSHRNDVNIGELINIATANLEEANSGKLEDVFRGIDFNSEINLGETKDKNLRLKNLIEDFSKPALDFRPSHIGERDVIGDTYEYLLYMFASGAGKKGGEFYTPQFISKLLSKLLKPKEGNRIYDPTCGSGSLLIKVANEVGSQNYSLYGQESNGNTYALCKMNMFLHKIDNAKIAWGNTISNPKHVEGDKLMKFDVVVANPPFSLDKWGADDAPADKFNRFWRGIPPKSKGDYAFITHMIESLNETGRAGVIVPHGVLFRGSSEGRIREQFINDNLLEAVIGLPANLFFGTGIPAAILIFNKRKKNTDVIFIDGSKEYESGTNQNKLRDSDIDKIVSTYEKFETIDKYSYKATIDEIKENEYNLNIPRYVDTFEEEEEVDIVKVQKEILELENQLLNVRSEMNKYLKELGYKG, via the coding sequence ATGATTGATACAAAAAAAATCCCAACTCAAGATGAGGTGAACTCAGTAGCATGGAATGCATGCGATACCTTCAGGGGAGTCGTTGACCCCGACCAATATAAAAATTACATTCTCGTTTTTCTTTTCATTAAATACATCAGTGATTTGTGGAAAGATAAAGTTGAAGAATATTCAATAAAGTATAAAGGCGATGCCGATAGAGTAGATCGCGCTCTTAAAAGAGAAAGATTTGTTGTCCCAAATGAAAGCACCTTTGATTACCTTTATTCCCATCGCAATGATGTTAACATTGGTGAACTTATTAATATAGCTACAGCAAATCTTGAAGAGGCAAACTCAGGAAAGCTGGAAGACGTTTTTAGAGGTATAGATTTCAATTCTGAAATTAATCTTGGTGAAACTAAAGATAAAAACCTAAGACTTAAAAATTTAATTGAGGATTTTTCCAAACCGGCTTTAGATTTCAGACCTTCGCATATAGGTGAGCGTGATGTAATTGGTGATACATATGAATATCTTTTATATATGTTTGCAAGTGGCGCAGGTAAAAAGGGCGGGGAGTTTTATACTCCTCAATTCATCTCAAAATTACTTTCAAAGCTTTTAAAACCCAAAGAAGGGAATAGAATTTATGATCCTACCTGCGGTTCAGGCTCACTTCTTATTAAAGTAGCTAATGAAGTTGGTTCACAAAATTATTCTTTATACGGTCAGGAGTCTAATGGCAACACTTACGCTCTTTGTAAGATGAATATGTTCCTTCACAAAATTGATAACGCTAAGATTGCATGGGGAAATACTATTAGTAATCCTAAACATGTCGAAGGTGACAAGCTGATGAAGTTTGATGTTGTAGTTGCCAATCCTCCATTCTCATTGGATAAATGGGGAGCAGATGATGCGCCGGCAGATAAGTTTAACAGGTTCTGGAGAGGTATTCCTCCTAAAAGTAAAGGCGACTATGCCTTTATTACTCACATGATAGAATCATTGAACGAAACTGGCAGAGCCGGTGTGATTGTGCCGCACGGTGTTTTATTCAGAGGCTCAAGTGAAGGTAGAATTCGTGAGCAGTTCATTAATGATAATCTTCTTGAAGCTGTAATTGGCCTTCCTGCTAATTTATTTTTCGGCACCGGTATCCCCGCTGCAATACTTATTTTCAATAAGCGCAAAAAAAATACTGATGTTATTTTTATTGATGGAAGTAAGGAGTATGAAAGCGGAACGAATCAAAACAAACTGCGTGATTCGGATATAGATAAGATTGTTTCTACTTATGAAAAATTTGAAACGATTGATAAATATTCTTATAAAGCTACTATTGATGAAATAAAGGAGAACGAATATAATCTGAACATCCCCCGGTATGTAGATACATTTGAAGAGGAAGAGGAAGTTGATATTGTAAAAGTTCAAAAAGAAATTCTTGAGCTTGAAAATCAACTTCTGAATGTAAGGAGTGAAATGAATAAATATTTAAAGGAATTGGGTTATAAAGGATGA
- a CDS encoding restriction endonuclease subunit S produces the protein MQLGSLTSIFTGLKYNSKNINAEQASVFLIQGKDIQNNLLNKDNLFKLDRYCVDKYQYLKSGDVLFAAKGNRNFAFHYNGELGEVAASSTFFIIRITSENVLPEYLSWYLNSKPAQDFFKANTHGTFIPSIPKSKLIELKIPITDLKTQKTIALIENQQMLERELLKQISTKRTLLINEIIHNKILRKND, from the coding sequence ATGCAATTAGGAAGTCTAACATCAATTTTTACTGGATTGAAATATAACAGTAAAAATATAAATGCAGAACAAGCATCTGTTTTTCTTATTCAGGGAAAAGATATTCAGAACAATTTACTAAATAAAGATAATTTATTCAAATTAGATAGATACTGTGTAGACAAGTATCAATATCTAAAATCTGGCGATGTACTTTTCGCTGCCAAAGGAAATAGAAATTTTGCTTTTCATTATAATGGTGAACTTGGCGAAGTAGCCGCATCATCAACCTTTTTCATAATTAGAATTACTTCGGAAAATGTTTTACCGGAATACTTATCCTGGTATTTAAATTCTAAACCAGCACAAGATTTTTTTAAAGCGAATACTCACGGTACATTTATTCCTTCAATTCCTAAATCAAAATTAATCGAGTTAAAAATTCCTATAACGGATTTGAAAACTCAAAAAACAATTGCTTTAATAGAGAATCAACAAATGTTGGAAAGAGAATTACTAAAACAAATCTCGACTAAGCGAACTTTGTTAATAAACGAAATCATCCACAATAAAATTTTAAGAAAAAATGATTGA